CATTACACTACTGCCCAATTTACCATGTTTTTAGAATGCATTGTTACAGaacggttttcaaatttttatttgctgtgaAAGACTTGGCTGAATcatacgattttttttcatacatgcaTATAACCAGTGGGagggtcttcccaaaactttctcgcatattctccaatagaTTTTTATCCCCATCTCTTCGCGTGGAATTGTGGTCCTTAGGTAAAGCCGTGAATATCTTGTATGCCATTAGTAAACGATAGTTACAAAAGATAGATCTTTGTCATGGATCTAGagattttgctgaatctatcgtgaaaatatgtattttagatgcctttttgtCAAGGGATTGACTTTAAAATTTGAGTTGTTactacagttgtaatcacaagataacacaccgaattttattaattaaaatcactgcgtttgcatgcatgcgaaagtacagaagGTCAACCGTTTTGCtgattcggttcaaaatttaatagaaatttatttttcatatctgcAAATGCCATTCTTGATGCCAGTTAAACCCacgttatataatttttcatgtttggaaatgtaaaaaaagaaatgaaagaaagaaaaagtgagCAATTAGTGGACACTGGTAAGTTGTACATTTCTCATATCCACACTTATTTCAATATCGGTTTAAGTTGCACGGGGAAACGAATAAGAACGGTTGAAATGGAACTCAGATAAAATGGAAACTCGACAAGTCCTAGTATATGGTATCCAAATAAACAGCCTAACGACATTAATTgcaaaatgggggaaaaaaaactttttatcgaaaatgcaggaaaattgataaggaaatatcaaaaatcagaaattacaaaattacatgttttaaaaaatgtttcctatttttctctaaaatcctcagtggaaaaaaaacaaacaaggaatgaaagattaaaattgtattgaaaatagaaaattgcaTAATGTAATATGTTAGACATATTACATTATACAATTCAttctttcaaatttgtaattttttttatttgtaaatattttgtatattttttctgtcaatattttgtaaaacgtaaataatttttaagaagaattagAGGATATttttgagaagttttttttttatatatttataaaaaaaaatatgtatatttattttatatatttatctgtatatatcattgtattgattttttaaaattttcgtcaaatttaaataatttacattttttatagtaaaaatttatatttatatcatatgaaaaaatatttaatattataaatttatagtacaataaaaagcaaaaataaagatatatcaaaagtaaaaatacgTGTTACtatacatcattttattttttgtgtggaTATGCAATTTACCACTTTCAAATGAATTGTTAGGCATGTAGTTTACTACTATGTGTTTTATTCTTCGATGTGCAACTTACCACTTTTATAAACTTAGCCGTGGAACTAACCTGTACCTCATTTAATTCTTGATGGCCCGGGAAGTTTGGGATCAAATCCTAGGTGAACCGTGATGCACTGCATCTGCTTCACCCTTCAAGTAATCGGCCCTGTTCGAATATTCTCTCGTTGATAtggtatggaaatttgaaaaagataatatatatatatatatatatacatattgtttGTCTCTTACATCCCTCCAAACGTTTGCGAGCAGCAGTATCCCACCATCAGCAAACGTTGGCTTTCAGTATTGTACAACAAATCTTAAGACAACCTAAAGTAACGATTTTTTTCGTGCTGTAAAGTATCTGTATTTTGGATTTGTGATTTCAAAGGTATTGAGGTAATCCAGATTTCGGTTAATCTAAACTCTACTTTATTTATTACGGTGTTAGACATCTTTGCATCTATGGTACTTTAGAATTTGAACTTTAACTTACCACTAttgtagaagaaagaaaaaaaaattatatgataatgttaaacgaatttatttatataattttttaattgtaattatttaattaaatttattttcaggtcTGTCTTGAAACTCCTGAAAGCAAGGAATGTGACGGAACGCAGTTTTGAGGAAACTATTAAATATGccaataaattattagaaaaattagattatttacaaaaagcaaatgctcataaaaattttcagacattCGTATCGGATCAAGACTCTCCTGGGGTGGCAGATCATTTCGGCGATCCCGGGCAAAGAGCGAACTGCGAGAATTTGCAAAAAAGTCTTGCTGAGAGCCACGCCAAAATTTCCAAGTTAGCCGAGCAGGTAATCAATTTGAAAGATACACTGGACACGAAGAATTTGCTCGTGACTAAACAAAGCTCTGAATTGGATAAATTTCAGGTTGAACTTAGAAGCAGCCAAGAACTTGTCAGGAATTTGAAATCGGAGCTCACGTGCTTGAAGAATGCCTTACAAAGCAAATCGGATGATTACACTGTTTTGAATATATCCCACTCTTGcatagaaaacaagaaaaatgaacTGGAAATCGAAAACAGAAAATTGCGTTCACAGCTATCAAAGTACGAAGGAGAAAGAGAAGTGTTTCTGAGGACTGAAAGCGAGAAGAATTTTTTGCAAACCGAAAACAAAAAGCTGAAGGCGCAGATTGAGGAGTTTCAGGAATTGAAAGAGCGTTGTTTGAACGTTGAAAGTCAGCTAAATGACTTAGAAatcgaaaataagaaattaaaaagccAGATAACTATGCTTAAAGAAACCAGAGAACACTCTTTGAGGAGTGGCAGTGTTGAAAGTATAGGTTCTGCTGATGGTGGCAACAGTAAAAAGGTGGCCAGAACAGCAAAAGTTGAGGGTTCGCTTTCTTCATCTCGTCCGTCGTCGTCTAAAACAACCCACGTCCATTCCAAATCTCCTTTTCCAGATAAAAGAACTATTTCTTTTGTTGCACACGACAGCGAAGTGAATGCTTTGATGTGGTATCCTGACCCTACCTATTTAATCACCGCTGGTGCCGATAGGAGATTAAAACTATGGGAAATCAGCGAAAGCGATGCGAAATTATTGAATTCAGCCAGAGATTGCAATTCGTCCATTTTGTCAATCGACATAGATAATAAGGCGAGCACAGTTCTATGTGCGTCGAGTGATTTTTCAAGCCGCTTATGGGACATATCCGGTTTCAAGCTAGGCCATACCTTGACTGGACATAGTGGAAAAGTTATGTCCGCCAAGTTCGTTAAAGAAAGCGACAATATTATCACTGGAAGTTTAGACAAAACGGTGAAGCTGTGGGGTAAGAATAAAACACTCTGTACTCTAACATTCAGTTCTGAGTCTCCAGTGAATGATGTTGTAAGCAGAGATTCCAGCACAATCATTAGCGGCCATGCGGATCGGAAGATTCGATTCTGGGATATCAGAGCTAAGAAACCTACAAAGACAATCGACACCTCAGGGGCTGTGACATCTTTAGATGTATCCAAACATTTGCTTCTAGCATCTGAACAAGGGGGTGGACTGAAGTTATTCGACTTGCGTACTTTCAAAGAATTAATGTCCATGATAGaagcaaatttcaaaattgtttgcaGTTGGACTAGAGCTAAATTTAGTCCAGATATCAAATATTGCTGTTGTGGATCAGATAATGGATCCGTCTTTATATGGAACTGTGGGACTGGAGCTCTGGAACGAGAATTGAAGGGGCATGATTCTACTGTGATATCTTGTAGTTGGAGTATATGTGGGTCTTACTTAGCAACATGTGAGACTAATAGGAAATGTATTATATGGTcgaagttgaaataaatttttaaattgttatggactaaaattgccatttttgtgtttttttgcaCAATGTATAACTAGGAATAAGCTaccattttagaaattaaagaatCAAGACGTAATTCTACAGTTAGTGACGACTCAAATAATATAAAGAGACGAATGAATAAGAGCATACTGCATTGAATCCATTTACTCCCAAAAAAATTTAGAACGCTTTGCCTTGGGCACGAAGATGCGTACGGTAAACAATACGAAATATTTCGTAACTGGTACGAATGATTGTACAGAGGTATTCTACGGGATATCTCGTAGTTGCCAGTGAATAggttaaaaacatttcatatgcAAGTTGATGCAAAAGATCGGAGCAACTTTAAAAGTCAATAACTTTCAAAGGAATAAAGatagaactgaaaaaaattgatatgaaatcatattttgtttgttacgaaaccaaaatatattatttgaatatatatatatgtaatattatttgtggtgaagcatgatgcagtttgaaggcaatgaagatacttttcatttcgtgacgtcgttttatttcattttgaagaagcaggcatatgtacaagcgacgagcacacagaacgacacagaaaggagtGAGGAAAAAAGCTCTTGGAATTTTATCCCTgatcttatataacctatgattttgatagggaaaatatttctttacagtgctaatgtattatgagatttcgatagggattttcattacacgggtggacaaggtaggggaaacacagggagattttaaaaaagaatttgcttgatcagcggtatgttatctcttcacgcgtagtgtgggaaagttagattttagccgattcaacaatttaacaaagcttctcttgaattaattaagtagagacagtggaattggatcatgaaataagagaatattttagaatgaagttactatgagctaaattaagatgaagttactatgaaaattaattaaatggaaattagagttaaaatatcattacatatatatataccagaatctataattatatatatattggtttacAATTTAAACCATCCAATGGTTCTTCTGTTTTCGGaactatttattatatagaatGGAGGAGTGTTCAAAGTAACGCTTATAAATTCAATGCACCATCTtctgttcgaaaaaaaaaaaaaaaaaaaaatgggtttatagaaaaaatgaaagcaaaaggTTATATTGTCATTCTTTCTATGTTAAAACCTATTTTTATCTCCATTTTTGAActcattaataatttgaaacttttctcCAGATTTCTGAATCAAatgatttcatttgtatattgaacaaatttagttttaaacattaatatttggTATTCTgtacaattaaacattttattgtaagaaagctttttttggggggggggggagacggAGAATTTTCAAAACCACATATTCCATAGAAACATGTTGCTTGTTTTCCAACAATGCTGCGGCTTGTAGTTTTCTAAGATCGTTCATCTATCTCTTGATGCCAtttgactttaatttaaaacaaattaattaagaaatttcaacGACAGtactattttcttaattaaattaaaacagcaattcattttcaaacaatattttttgttttgaacatataaaattttatttcgattgttctaaaaaaagtaaaacagatGGATTTTATTTAGttgtcattttattaaactttttgaacaaaatatgaaaattgtattataaaagaGAATCGAAGAATTTGGAAGAACGCAGATTATTGTTCTAAAGATAAGGAATACTAACAtatacttgcaaaaaaaaaaaaaagggttttttttttttttttaatggatcgTTATAGTAGTTTAatcattgaaaatgttttgatatatctgaaaaattcaaTTCAGAATCATCTGTCACAAGTCCTTTCACATGAATGTTAATCTTAGaaggaaaaacaaaaagataatttttatataatgcgaCTTTAAAGAGAcgacaaattcattaaaattaagtgCATACGTCACATTTAATTCTCTGTATTTTGCATAACgattatgatttgaaaaataagtattttttttaaaatatttttcaagaatttttaatcgatatagtaaaaaaaaaatattcatttgtaaaataaataaataatgcacaaaaaaaaaatatttttcatttcgagATAATTAAGTTTTCAGGCACAAATTATTGATATTCTTAACGCtggatttataaatgaaatatttgctctaaatatttcatttctaatcgACCATGAGCCGTCTTGCATAAACAGCAATTTGTTACTAGACcggaaaaaagtttatttaaaaaaaaaaatattatgagagTTCATGATTGAGTAAGAATTTCTCTGTCTTTAGTGCCTTGTTGAATTCCAGGAAATAATATCTGGTTTACGAATTTGTTTTAATGATGTAATTATGATGTTATGAATGTTTGCTTTACCTTTTACTGATAGAAAACCTGGTCCTTTTCGTATCAAAAATCTACTTTcactataaaattctaaaataatgcattttgaggTATCACAGCATATTTAAGAATGTTTCaatgcaaaaagttaattttttaacagttaattTATGCGcgtttactaaatttttaaaagaattttgtatttttctgaattaaaatcgatttttaacttctaagaaatttaaaattgtaaaagcatatagttttattttaatgcccTTTTCGAATCTTTATTATAAGACTTTCGtaatttcctgaaaaattaagacacctgaaACATTTGAAAgccaaataaatcaaaaagaaacctcattccaaagaatttttttttttaattttctgctctaaacccattaaatattcaattaatttaataactagccgcctttgatgaCTAGTTGCCTTGCCgggattaatggttgctaaacATTTCAATtgtttcttcagtaaaatatttttaaaattcagattttgataAACATAAAACTTACATTATTTCCAAAACCTCATACTGTTATTTTCATGGCCTTGCACTttcctaattttctgtctatatctttatatatacaaCTTTATCACAAGAAAATGCGATGGTATTTTAAAATGGagacactttaaaaattttttattattgctcgattctgaatttaaatcttacttttaattataataaaatataaaaaaataatagaagggTTTTTTTAGAGGGAAATTCACtcattatggaaaaaataaaccGAATCTTTGTATCTTATTCACAGCAATAGAAAAAagccaggatgaaatattaagcTTCAGTTCACTTCAACTATGAAATACATCtttgtaaaataagcttaaaatatttttaaaatagacagaaaaagcatatggttaaaaaaaaagtgctatcattgaaaagataatttttttaaactgtaaggttatgtaaaaaaaaattttgtgcaataatattttcgaaaattaatgcgggaaaaatatcaaaatttcgcttaattttaataaaaaattcaaatttcaaaaattattcccaATGTACACGTTCTCATTTTCCATTTTATcttaaagtatatatgtgccaaattcggTTGCTATAAATCAAACAGTCTGGCTTACAGAGCACCAGCACACTGACAGAcacattcgtttttattattagaaacacggaaagaaaaatagatttaaaagagttttaaagcctgcattttgccaaatttttataattaattctaaaatttttccatattgaataggtatacttaatttttatacagGGAAGTTAAACTCACGCTAAAAAGCAGTTGTTGTATTATTGTTAGATTCtgtataacatatatttttgacaaaatattgaaaaattttgcaaggtaactttaaatttcttaatctcaaaagcaatataaataatgttatagaaaaaaaaaagtctaaaaatgagaaattctttagatggaataataaatttcatagcaCTTGTAAATAGCTTTTTATCCATCTACATgatatctacaatttttttttctaactcaggttaaaattttaaactatttaatagtgagaaattttaatcatctaaGATTTTATATTAGGCATTCTACACTATATTAACTTgctacagaatttaaaattaagagcaaaacgatttattctaaatatgcatttttcagtgaaatattacaaaaatcgATGGAGAGAAGTAGTACGTTATCTGCTCCactttttctttacttctttttctttggTGTGTGTTGAAATCCTAAACTACCAATTAATAATCGAGAATTTTGTGTAGTATTTCACAATCTAATTACACCGAAATTTCGACAAAAACGTTTTGTTTAAAACCTGTTTTAGAACTTTTTCCGTACTATTAgcaaaagaaaagagaaagtattttgaagaaaacgctAAGAATAAattctaagttttaaaatttgacgaAGCAGTTAAAATGAACAAATGCAGCAAAAGTCTATCATGGTGCCATCTATCGTGTTAAAATTTGAACACAATGTACATGGATTTGTAACTCTTGCTACATTATACACAAGCCATTGATCATCCATAGGCAATATTATGATGGTGCTACTTATTATATCTAAATGAAAACGTTTCTAAAATTATACTATtgcctagaaaaaaaaaatactataattttaagaagaattataattttcacgttttaaaaaTGTCCTGCGATATTTCgaaaaaacatcatttaaagaaaatatcataacaaaattgaaattaatgtttaaaacaaGTGCTTTGAGGAATTCTGAGTAATATGCTGATGGTAACAACGTGaaactaatgaaatttaaaacgaaagatttcgaaatgtaatatatttaaatatttctgttcatatatattttgtttgGCATGGTGTGAATTCATGTCTTTCTGATTCATTGCATAGAAACTTTGACTGTTTCATGCAGTCCTTGTAAAAATTCAGGATTCAGCAATATTActc
The window above is part of the Argiope bruennichi chromosome 7, qqArgBrue1.1, whole genome shotgun sequence genome. Proteins encoded here:
- the LOC129975636 gene encoding autophagy-related protein 16-1-like, with amino-acid sequence MENSYKTSVLKLLKARNVTERSFEETIKYANKLLEKLDYLQKANAHKNFQTFVSDQDSPGVADHFGDPGQRANCENLQKSLAESHAKISKLAEQVINLKDTLDTKNLLVTKQSSELDKFQVELRSSQELVRNLKSELTCLKNALQSKSDDYTVLNISHSCIENKKNELEIENRKLRSQLSKYEGEREVFLRTESEKNFLQTENKKLKAQIEEFQELKERCLNVESQLNDLEIENKKLKSQITMLKETREHSLRSGSVESIGSADGGNSKKVARTAKVEGSLSSSRPSSSKTTHVHSKSPFPDKRTISFVAHDSEVNALMWYPDPTYLITAGADRRLKLWEISESDAKLLNSARDCNSSILSIDIDNKASTVLCASSDFSSRLWDISGFKLGHTLTGHSGKVMSAKFVKESDNIITGSLDKTVKLWGKNKTLCTLTFSSESPVNDVVSRDSSTIISGHADRKIRFWDIRAKKPTKTIDTSGAVTSLDVSKHLLLASEQGGGLKLFDLRTFKELMSMIEANFKIVCSWTRAKFSPDIKYCCCGSDNGSVFIWNCGTGALERELKGHDSTVISCSWSICGSYLATCETNRKCIIWSKLK